In Monodelphis domestica isolate mMonDom1 chromosome 3, mMonDom1.pri, whole genome shotgun sequence, the following proteins share a genomic window:
- the F2R gene encoding proteinase-activated receptor 1 has protein sequence MGLRLLLLACLGLSFFACLFSAQTPAHPRASEEQNDTVDPRTFIFKTFDNDFEQVPSGDEDPEIIPESEPASINKTYPFRKQQPHHLSEDASRYLTGSWLTLFVPSVYTAVFVLSLPLNIIAIVVFLVKMKIKKPAVVYMLHLATADILFASVLPFKIVYYFSGSDWAFGSGMCRFVTAAFYCNMYASVMLMTAISVDRFLAVVYPIQSLSWRTLGRASFICLAIWTVAVGGIVPLVIKEQTKEIPWLNITTCHDVLNQDLLEGYFVHYFLAFSSLFFFVPLIISMVCYVSIIRCLSSSSMANPSKKTRALLLSAAVFCIFIICFGPTNVFLITHYSSLIYSAATEKIYFIYLLCMCISSISCCIDPLIYYYASSDCQRYLRNLLGCRDSSDPGSFNSSGQLMTRASKMDTCSTNMSNSIYKKLLT, from the exons ATGGGACTGCGTCTCCTCCTGCTCGCCTGCTTGGGACTCAGCTTCTTCGCCTGCCTCTTTTCTGCCCAAACCCCAGCACATCCACGAG CCTCTGAGGAACAGAATGATACTGTGGACCCAAGGACATTTATTTTCAAGACTTTTGATAACGACTTTGAACAAGTCCCATCTGGAGATGAGGATCCCGAAATCATTCCTGAAAGCGAGCCGGCTTCCATCAACAAGACCTATCCTTTTCGGAAGCAACAGCCACATCATCTGTCTGAAGATGCTTCCAGATATCTAACGGGCTCCTGGCTGACGCTCTTTGTCCCTTCAGTTTACACTGCAGTATTTGTATTAAGCCTGCCTCTAAACATCATCGCCATCGTTGTTTTCCTGGTGAAGATGAAGATCAAGAAGCCAGCTGTGGTGTACATGCTCCATCTGGCCACTGCAGACATCCTGTTTGCAAGCGTGCTGCCCTTCAAGATAGTGTACTACTTTTCTGGAAGCGATTGGGCGTTTGGGTCTGGAATGTGTCGCTTTGTCACTGCAGCTTTCTATTGTAACATGTATGCTTCAGTCATGCTGATGACAGCCATCAGTGTGGATCGCTTCCTGGCTGTAGTCTATCCGATCCAGTCTCTCTCCTGGCGCACTCTGGGCCGTGCTTCTTTCATCTGTCTGGCCATATGGACTGTTGCCGTCGGGGGTATCGTACCTCTTGTCATCAAAGAACAAACGAAAGAGATCCCTTGGCTAAATATAACCACCTGTCATGATGTCCTAAACCAAGATCTACTTGAAGGCTATTTTGTTCATTACTTCCtagccttctcttcccttttcttttttgtgccATTAATCATTTCCATGGTCTGTTACGTGTCCATCATCCGGTGTCTTAGCTCTTCTTCAATGGCCAACCCAAGCAAAAAGACCCGGGCCTTACTCTTGTCTGCAGCTGTGTTCTGTATTTTTATCATTTGCTTTGGACCCACAAATGTCTTTCTGATCACTCATTACTCATCACTTATTTATAGTGCTGCAACAGAGAAAATCTACTTTATCTATCTTCTCTGCATGTGCATCAGCAGCATTAGTTGTTGCATTGACCCCTTGATTTATTACTATGCTTCTTCTGATTGCCAGAGATATCTCCGCAATCTCTTGGGCTGCAGAGACAGCTCTGATCCAGGCAGTTTCAATAGCAGTGGCCAACTGATGACCAGGGCTAGTAAAATGGATACTTGCTCTACTAACATGAGTAACAGCATATACAAAAAATTGCTAACTTAG